Genomic window (Salinibacterium sp. M195):
ATGCGGTACATGAACCTGAGAGATTGGCGGGGAGGCTTGCTCCTTCGGTGCCGTGCGACGCTCTGGTCAACGAATGTTGACTCAGTGCTGGTGCCCGGCTCTCCCGCATTGTGTTGCGGCCCGATGTTCAGTTGTTAGCTCAGCATAGCAATGCTCGGCGGATGCTCGTGCCTCCCGTCGCGTCTGATCCGTCTCTACGTCGACGAACCCTGCTACAGCAAGGCTGAGCTGAGCAACAAACTGGTCTCGCTGTTAACAACTCCCTCAACGTTGCGCATCCGGGCCAGCACCCGGTCAAAGTTGCTGAGGCTGTCAGTGCGGATGTCGGCGACGAGATCCCAGCCACCGTTGGTGGTGTGGAGTTCATGGATTTCGGGCAAGCCTCGCAGTTTGGCGATGACGGCATCCGTCGAGCGTCCCTCAACCTCGATGAAGGAGATTGCACGAATGAAGGATGGGTCGCGATCTTCGCGGATCCGCACCGAGAAACCGAGCACTGTTCCTTCGTTAACGAGCCTGTCAATGCGGCTGTTCACGGTCGCGCGGGTGACCTCAAGGCGGCGGGCGAGACTCGCGATGGACTCGCGTGCATCGGCTCGCAGCGCGGCGAGAAGGCGACGATCCAGATCATCCAATTGAGGCATGTACAAAGTGTATAACTGGGATCCCTATTATGTTCATTCACTAGCCGATAATCGCGCCTAATGGGTGTTGTGGGTCCATAGTGCTCATTCGTAACGTGGGGACTAGCAATACTGCAATGAAAGGAGTGACCGTGGTCAACTACGTAGACGTCAAGAACATGGGGCGCTGGATCGCCGACACCGGGATCGAGCCAATCATTATGGGTATCGTGAGCTACCTTGAGCAGGATTACGCCAAGTGGCAACAGTTCGACAAGTCCCCTCGTGTAGCGGCACATTCCGCCGAGGGAGTCATCGAGCTCATGCCAACAAGCGATGGAGAGACCTACGCCTTTAAGTACGTCAATGGGCACCCTTCGAACCCCGCAATGGGCTTCCAAACCGTCACCGCGCTCGGCATGCTTGCCCGCGTCGACAACGGGTATCCCACTTTCTTGTCTGAGATGACACTGCTGACCGCGCTGCGCACCGCCGCAACGTCGGTGCTCGCAGCTCGAGCACTCGCTCGCCCCGATTCCAGCGTTCTGGCCCTCATCGGCACAGGAACTCAGTCTGAGTTCCAGGCCCTCGGCTTCCGCGCCGGTCTTGGCATCACCAGCTTGCGGGTCTGGGAC
Coding sequences:
- a CDS encoding Lrp/AsnC family transcriptional regulator → MPQLDDLDRRLLAALRADARESIASLARRLEVTRATVNSRIDRLVNEGTVLGFSVRIREDRDPSFIRAISFIEVEGRSTDAVIAKLRGLPEIHELHTTNGGWDLVADIRTDSLSNFDRVLARMRNVEGVVNSETSLLLSSALL